The Danio rerio strain Tuebingen ecotype United States chromosome 1, GRCz12tu, whole genome shotgun sequence genome includes a region encoding these proteins:
- the prozb gene encoding protein Z, vitamin K-dependent plasma glycoprotein b precursor has product MESLVYRLLFFMLITHHVSSGDQRTVFRSRRRANALLLRSRRANTFLLEEILQGNLERECYEEKCSKEEARECFENDQKTNEFWAKYYDGDQCRSNPCQHGGTCKDGIGRYTCTCAEAYSGHDCQTDKSQCPSAGPLACEHFCRPSTAAYRCFCARGYTLNSDGRSCSPNVQNPCGTTEMSSFCPDGRCSWEVRFLNASGHDVCHGVILGQKSILTSATCMTALQDLHFTVAVGVSTAAVRVSSWTPHKRFLSGPDDDLCFLELQEPFPPNISTVPLCLPEKDYSENILMRAGREGVAEGGATYSYLSLDDCRDALNLTFVMTNKMFCMKRESAGSERCTVSSGSPAATLEGKTAFLTGVSLSAGRCGDTLLFTKLSRYLHWLRPLLLASEREQP; this is encoded by the exons ATGGAGTCGCTTGTATATCGTCTGCTGTTCTTCATGCTAATCACTCATCATGTGTCGTCTGGAGATCAGCGTACAG tGTTTCGCTCGCGCCGGCGGGCCAACGCTCTGCTCCTGCGCTCCAGACGGGCCAATACATTTCTGCTGGAGGAGATCCTGCAGGGCAATCTGGAGCGCGAGTGTTATGAGGAGAAATGCAGTAAAGAAGAGGCCCGAGAATGCTTCGAGAACGACCAGAAGACG AATGAgttctgggccaaatactatg ATGGAGACCAGTGCAGATCTAACCCGTGTCAACATGGCGGCACGTGTAAGGATGGCATCGGCCGATACACCTGTACCTGTGCGGAGGCGTACAGCGGGCACGACTGTCAGACAG ATAAATCCCAGTGTCCATCTGCTGGCCCTTTAGCATGTGAGCACTTCTGCAGGCCGTCAACAGCTGCATACCGATGCTTCTGTGCTCGCGGATACACACTCAACAGCGACGGCAGGAGCTGCTCACCTAACG TCCAGAACCCGTGCGGGACGACGGAGATGTCCAGTTTCTGTCCTGATGGACGCTGCTCATGGGAG GTGAGGTTTCTGAACGCCAGCGGTCATGACGTGTGTCACGGTGTGATTCTGGGCCAGAAGTCTATTCTGACATCAGCCACATGTATGACTGCACTGCAGGATCTGCACTTCACTGTCG CGGTGGGCGTCTCCACTGCAGCTGTGCGCGTCTCCAGCTGGACACCTCATAAGCGTTTCCTCTCTGGTCCGGATGATGACCTGTGTTTCCTGGAGCTGCAGGAGCCGTTCCCCCCCAACATCAGCACCGTCCCGCTCTGCCTGCCTGAGAAAGACTACAGCGAGAACATCCTGATGAGGGCAGGGCGAGAGGGTGTGGCCGAGGGCGGAGCCACATACTCATACCTGTCATTGGACGACTGCCGTGACGCTCTGAACCTCACCTTCGTGATGACCAATAAGATGTTCTGCATGAAGCGTGAGTCTGCAGGCTCCGAGCGCTGCACTGTGAGCTCCGGCAGCCCCGCCGCCACACTGGAGGGAAAAACAGCCTTTCTGACAGGCGTGTCTCTGTCTGCGGGACGCTGCGGGGACACACTGCTGTTCACCAAACTGTCCCGATACCTGCACTGGCTGCGGCCGCTGCTGCTCGCCTCCGAGAGGGAGCAACCCTGA